In a genomic window of Arachnia rubra:
- a CDS encoding TrmH family RNA methyltransferase, with protein sequence MSSEPDDPTAPVVGVGPHPAPWPRDERLDPDLLAGGDRRNVIDRYRYWRVEAIVADLDLNRSGLHVAIQNWEHDFNIGSIIRTANAFNASGVHIIGRRRWNRRGAMVTDRYLHLHHHEDEGSLFSWLGERGIEAVGVDNLPGASPLEGCRLVRETCLIFGSEGPGLTPAMVAGCSRLVAITQRGSTRSLNAGAAAAIAMYHWSLQHLA encoded by the coding sequence GTGAGCTCCGAACCGGACGACCCCACGGCCCCAGTAGTGGGAGTTGGTCCCCATCCCGCGCCGTGGCCGCGTGATGAACGTCTCGACCCCGACCTGCTGGCCGGCGGTGACCGCCGCAATGTGATCGACCGCTACCGTTACTGGCGGGTGGAGGCAATTGTCGCCGATCTTGACCTAAACCGTTCCGGCCTGCACGTCGCCATCCAGAACTGGGAGCACGACTTCAACATCGGCTCCATCATCCGCACCGCGAATGCCTTCAATGCCAGCGGAGTGCACATCATCGGCAGGCGCCGCTGGAATCGCAGGGGCGCGATGGTCACCGACCGCTACCTTCACCTCCATCATCACGAGGACGAGGGATCGCTGTTCAGCTGGCTGGGGGAGCGGGGCATCGAGGCGGTGGGGGTGGACAACCTGCCGGGGGCCTCACCCCTGGAAGGCTGCCGTCTCGTGCGAGAGACCTGCCTGATCTTCGGTTCGGAGGGGCCAGGCCTCACCCCCGCCATGGTCGCCGGCTGTTCACGGCTGGTTGCCATCACCCAGCGCGGCTCCACCCGTTCGCTCAACGCCGGGGCCGCAGCGGCGATCGCCATGTACCACTGGTCCCTCCAGCATCTGGCCTAG
- a CDS encoding FHA domain-containing protein: MAFKGVLRWSEGRWIAVAWQGGFALLAPSAGLPLAELLFSRLRENSELGIFLRTLSEGTGAGLLELPSFAVAIADGDRWHLAVRGALTLRVASPNGNEPLRGDGVATWAERVVVDVTALHLGQVRASSSPLVEGVVLAEGVGFGDFPRASRSLEESGEDSIPGSLPPDALEKPSGNDPDDEAAPAPRHGPAPRTAEELLLGETLSDAIPASRPRRPEVAEVLSRFCTAGHANPPERARCFVCDEPVEGEPCRAGRPQLGWLKVPRMEPIALLGPIIIGRHPSADALSLQEAPKLLALPYRHVSGNHLAIVLDGWRVLAQDLASRNGTCMRRRAKPPVRLPQRPITLLPGDVIDMGHDLLLHLDRIP, encoded by the coding sequence ATGGCGTTCAAGGGCGTGCTGCGGTGGAGCGAGGGGCGGTGGATCGCTGTCGCCTGGCAAGGGGGGTTCGCGTTGCTCGCCCCCAGCGCGGGGCTGCCGCTCGCGGAGCTGTTGTTCTCCAGACTGCGGGAAAACTCTGAGCTAGGGATATTCCTCAGGACCCTGTCGGAGGGCACGGGGGCTGGCTTGCTGGAGCTGCCCTCATTCGCCGTGGCGATCGCTGATGGGGACAGGTGGCATCTCGCCGTACGTGGTGCTCTGACCCTCAGAGTGGCTAGCCCCAACGGCAATGAGCCACTTCGTGGTGATGGGGTGGCCACCTGGGCAGAACGGGTTGTGGTTGACGTGACAGCGTTGCACCTTGGACAGGTCAGGGCATCCTCCAGCCCGCTCGTCGAGGGTGTCGTACTGGCTGAGGGCGTGGGGTTCGGTGATTTTCCCAGGGCCAGCCGCTCCTTGGAGGAGTCCGGCGAGGATTCCATCCCCGGGTCGCTCCCGCCGGATGCCCTGGAAAAGCCAAGCGGTAATGACCCAGACGATGAGGCCGCTCCTGCCCCGAGGCACGGCCCGGCGCCCCGCACAGCTGAGGAGCTGCTGCTCGGGGAAACCCTCTCCGACGCGATTCCGGCCAGCCGGCCGCGTCGCCCGGAGGTCGCCGAGGTGCTGTCCCGGTTCTGCACAGCTGGGCATGCAAACCCCCCGGAGCGGGCTCGCTGTTTTGTGTGTGACGAACCGGTCGAAGGCGAGCCTTGCAGAGCTGGACGCCCCCAGCTGGGCTGGTTGAAGGTTCCCCGTATGGAACCCATCGCGTTGCTTGGTCCCATCATCATCGGGCGGCATCCCAGCGCAGATGCGCTCTCCTTGCAAGAGGCGCCGAAGTTACTTGCCTTGCCATACCGGCATGTCTCGGGAAACCACCTGGCGATTGTGCTGGACGGGTGGCGGGTGCTGGCGCAGGATCTGGCCAGCCGTAATGGAACTTGTATGCGACGCAGGGCCAAACCACCCGTGCGATTGCCCCAAAGGCCCATTACCCTGCTTCCTGGAGACGTGATCGACATGGGTCACGACCTGCTCCTACATCTTGATCGGATTCCTTGA
- a CDS encoding LemA family protein — MTSALGFVLGLVGLVLVLVLIAVVWGVFSYNVLVKARNVIQESWRQIDVELNRRYELIPNLVETVRGSAAHESAVLEKVTSLRTSAMALANQFQGAPSEQRAAAESELTNAIRGLMISVEAYPQMRANTNYLELQRELSDTEDRIAASRRFYNANVRDYNTRIESVPSNIVAGMGKFQQATYFEVNDPTVRQAPAVNFGPPAGA; from the coding sequence ATGACAAGCGCACTCGGTTTTGTGCTGGGCCTCGTCGGGTTGGTGTTGGTGCTGGTCCTGATAGCTGTTGTGTGGGGGGTTTTCTCCTACAACGTCCTGGTGAAAGCACGGAACGTAATCCAGGAATCCTGGCGGCAGATCGACGTGGAGCTGAACCGCCGTTACGAGCTCATCCCGAATCTTGTTGAGACCGTCCGTGGCTCTGCGGCCCATGAGAGCGCCGTCCTGGAGAAGGTGACGAGCCTGCGCACCAGTGCCATGGCTTTGGCGAACCAGTTCCAGGGAGCTCCCAGCGAACAACGCGCCGCCGCCGAGTCTGAGCTGACCAATGCGATCCGGGGCCTGATGATCTCCGTGGAGGCCTATCCGCAGATGAGGGCGAACACCAACTATCTGGAGTTGCAGCGTGAACTCTCCGACACGGAGGACAGGATCGCCGCCAGCCGTCGCTTCTACAACGCGAACGTGCGTGACTACAACACCCGCATTGAGTCGGTTCCTTCCAACATCGTCGCAGGCATGGGGAAGTTCCAGCAGGCCACCTATTTCGAGGTCAATGACCCCACAGTCCGGCAGGCGCCGGCTGTGAACTTCGGTCCTCCTGCCGGAGCCTGA
- a CDS encoding PP2C family protein-serine/threonine phosphatase, giving the protein MRGGERASGEVRRRFQESCAGEWLSGAEITRIVRRAADNIESLEHRGRPPGSTVAGVALARYAGTPCWLVFNIGDSRVYLMRSGELRQISVDHSVGSHSGKGDRPRLTRALGAGLGSPVADQWLIRARVGDRMLVCTDGLSNAVEREQLAAAMVGDDDPQETVQRLLDEALAAGGRDNVSLAVVDCLEVIQVAGGELDDVMSLDESEEETVSWNHDDTIPDPEGK; this is encoded by the coding sequence ATGAGGGGGGGTGAGCGCGCTTCTGGCGAGGTGCGGCGCAGGTTCCAGGAATCCTGTGCCGGAGAATGGCTCAGCGGCGCTGAGATCACCAGAATCGTGCGGCGGGCGGCCGACAACATCGAGAGCCTAGAGCACCGGGGCCGGCCACCGGGTTCTACTGTGGCCGGGGTTGCCCTGGCGAGGTATGCCGGTACGCCCTGCTGGCTTGTCTTCAACATCGGGGACTCGCGGGTCTACCTGATGCGCTCCGGAGAGTTGAGGCAGATCAGTGTTGACCACTCGGTCGGGTCCCATTCCGGGAAGGGCGACAGACCTCGGCTGACCCGCGCCCTCGGCGCCGGGCTGGGGAGCCCGGTTGCCGACCAGTGGCTGATCCGCGCCAGGGTGGGGGACAGGATGCTGGTCTGTACTGACGGTTTGAGCAACGCGGTCGAAAGGGAACAGCTCGCTGCCGCGATGGTGGGGGATGATGATCCTCAGGAGACCGTTCAGCGTCTTCTCGACGAGGCCCTAGCCGCCGGGGGAAGGGACAATGTCTCCTTGGCGGTGGTGGATTGTCTTGAGGTGATCCAGGTGGCCGGTGGCGAATTGGATGACGTCATGTCGCTTGACGAGAGTGAGGAGGAAACAGTCTCATGGAATCACGACGACACCATTCCTGATCCGGAGGGCAAGTGA
- a CDS encoding spermidine synthase, with product MPLVPDHQHPGAFRVMFGDTSQSWVDPDRPDLLLFEYVVQVSLLFEHGLPDAGGTERLRVIHIGGAGLSIPRWIAWRRPGTAQIVCEPDADLTAQVRRKLPLPPRSGIKVRDIDGRAGVAAMPASYADLVVVDAFDGAQVPRSLVSGEFLDELARIGRNRRMVIYNVTDSAPFRWTRRLAAGLAERWRHLVTGTEHSVWKGRRFGNLLLAASAAQVDMKGLRRDAARQPFPYRWAEGRELRSWIGGAEPFTDADAQDSPLPSGSKLRFS from the coding sequence ATGCCGCTGGTTCCTGACCACCAACATCCCGGTGCCTTCCGTGTGATGTTCGGCGACACGTCGCAGTCCTGGGTAGACCCGGATCGTCCTGATCTCCTGCTGTTTGAATACGTCGTTCAGGTGTCGCTGCTGTTTGAGCACGGTCTGCCAGACGCGGGGGGAACCGAGCGGCTCCGGGTCATTCACATCGGTGGAGCCGGGCTCAGCATCCCGCGGTGGATTGCCTGGCGGCGTCCTGGAACAGCACAGATTGTGTGCGAACCCGATGCCGATCTTACTGCTCAGGTCAGGCGGAAACTGCCCCTGCCCCCACGAAGCGGGATCAAGGTCCGTGACATCGATGGCCGGGCTGGAGTCGCCGCCATGCCAGCCAGCTATGCCGATCTGGTGGTCGTGGACGCTTTCGACGGCGCCCAGGTCCCCAGGTCCCTGGTCAGCGGTGAGTTCCTAGATGAGCTGGCCAGGATAGGCAGGAACAGACGAATGGTGATCTACAACGTGACCGATTCGGCACCCTTCCGGTGGACCAGACGTCTTGCCGCCGGGCTGGCTGAGCGCTGGCGGCACCTGGTGACCGGGACCGAGCACTCGGTCTGGAAGGGACGCCGGTTTGGGAACCTGCTGCTTGCGGCCTCCGCGGCGCAGGTGGACATGAAGGGCCTGCGACGCGACGCCGCACGGCAGCCCTTCCCCTACCGCTGGGCCGAGGGACGGGAGCTGCGAAGCTGGATTGGGGGAGCGGAGCCGTTCACAGATGCCGATGCCCAGGACTCGCCGCTGCCCTCCGGTAGCAAGCTGCGTTTTTCCTGA
- a CDS encoding radical SAM protein, translating to MTVIESRGLTGILRKTGSHREAVYEEGLRSARQDRYDVREYEAVPWVFKDGGERNVYKNFNLSVFVDELCNADCPFCVSLLRYEHKSLIYAKQKISSDAEYEKRLYEVLEAIRPLNPSVSVTGGEPTILPRTYIIAKALRELGFRKKTITSNGSGLFRPVGGHREAPIDALLEAGFDHLNISRAHWDDAENARIMRYKRTVSDTSLAHLARILSYLEGERLAPRISCILLREGVGTVGTMKTYLDVLREVGARNFIFRELMDYDRNAVNLPMMRYMDENKVRLNDLWGEIDDDASFRRVLNILGYYYYVEVYRYRDCTVASESADLSRQYTEKDDNPDMVYEMVLHENGNLCGSWIETEDILDRYDGYHDRGASR from the coding sequence ATGACAGTTATTGAATCTCGTGGGTTGACGGGCATCTTGCGGAAGACGGGCAGCCACAGGGAGGCCGTCTATGAAGAAGGACTGCGATCGGCTCGCCAGGACAGATATGACGTGCGTGAATATGAGGCCGTGCCCTGGGTTTTCAAGGACGGGGGTGAGCGCAACGTCTACAAGAACTTCAACCTGTCGGTCTTCGTCGATGAGCTATGCAATGCCGACTGCCCGTTCTGCGTCTCCCTGCTTCGCTACGAGCACAAGAGCCTGATCTACGCCAAGCAGAAGATCTCCTCCGACGCCGAATACGAGAAACGCCTGTACGAAGTCCTTGAGGCCATTCGCCCACTGAATCCGTCGGTGAGCGTGACCGGGGGCGAGCCGACGATCCTGCCGCGTACATACATCATCGCCAAGGCGCTGAGAGAGCTCGGTTTCAGGAAGAAGACCATCACATCCAATGGGTCAGGGCTATTCCGCCCGGTCGGCGGTCACCGGGAGGCGCCCATTGACGCCCTGCTGGAAGCGGGATTCGACCACCTCAACATCTCGCGTGCCCACTGGGACGACGCCGAGAATGCGCGCATCATGCGCTACAAACGCACTGTCAGTGACACCAGCCTGGCACATCTGGCCAGGATCCTGTCCTACCTTGAGGGTGAGAGGCTTGCCCCGCGCATCAGTTGCATCCTCCTGCGGGAGGGGGTGGGGACCGTCGGAACGATGAAAACCTATCTCGACGTCCTGCGGGAGGTGGGTGCCAGGAACTTCATCTTCCGGGAGCTCATGGACTACGACCGCAATGCCGTGAACCTCCCCATGATGCGCTACATGGACGAGAACAAGGTGCGCCTGAACGATCTCTGGGGCGAGATCGACGATGACGCCAGTTTCCGCAGAGTCCTGAATATCCTCGGCTATTACTACTACGTCGAGGTCTACCGGTACAGGGACTGCACTGTCGCCTCCGAGTCCGCGGACCTGAGCCGGCAGTACACCGAGAAAGACGACAACCCGGACATGGTCTATGAGATGGTCCTGCATGAGAACGGCAACCTGTGTGGCTCGTGGATCGAGACCGAGGACATCCTCGACCGGTACGACGGCTACCATGACCGAGGGGCATCGCGGTGA
- a CDS encoding radical SAM protein has translation MRNGYRVYLSLTSNCNLDCPFCCMYSGTGRETFIEVRRAFDILDMANARGVPVEVQLEGGEPFTHPGFWVILHYALTLDNIVKVNILTNGIDLISHLEHMVMLRRERPEVAFCLKVSVNYWILKEISGHMDTVAAAVFAVRHVKGVDVLLNVRERVNDDYRGMIDSYGLLDVSSIYKLQSYGRLSKAGRLYGKPVIVQNIDEWAVYGSDGTPFGHDLIGRSEHERTLP, from the coding sequence GTGAGAAACGGTTACCGGGTTTACCTGTCACTGACCAGCAACTGCAACCTGGACTGCCCGTTCTGCTGCATGTACTCCGGCACTGGCCGCGAGACTTTCATCGAAGTGCGTAGAGCCTTCGACATCCTCGATATGGCCAACGCCCGCGGCGTCCCAGTGGAGGTCCAGCTGGAGGGAGGTGAACCCTTCACGCATCCCGGGTTCTGGGTCATCCTCCACTACGCGCTCACGCTGGACAACATCGTCAAAGTCAACATCCTCACCAACGGCATCGACCTCATCTCCCACCTGGAGCACATGGTCATGCTGCGCCGCGAGAGGCCAGAGGTCGCCTTCTGCCTGAAGGTGAGCGTCAACTACTGGATCCTAAAGGAGATCTCAGGCCACATGGACACCGTTGCCGCGGCGGTGTTCGCAGTCAGGCACGTCAAGGGGGTCGATGTGCTGCTGAACGTCCGGGAGCGTGTGAACGACGATTACCGGGGCATGATCGACTCCTACGGCCTGCTCGATGTCTCCAGCATCTACAAGCTCCAGTCGTACGGGAGACTGTCGAAGGCTGGCAGGCTTTACGGCAAACCGGTGATCGTGCAGAACATCGACGAGTGGGCGGTCTACGGTTCCGATGGGACACCTTTCGGTCATGACCTCATCGGTAGG
- a CDS encoding serine/threonine-protein kinase — translation MAQRTTPPEIPGFTFIEWLGGGGFADVFRYRDSLGRGVAVKVLHQTVNEATFNAFAAEAVLMARLSGHPNIVTIHSSGLSADGRPFLVMEECSTAHLGTRVANRVLATTLAMEYTVQLAGAVETVHRQDILHRDIKPANILFTGFQRPALTDFGISASRDFSAAANALSPLWAPSEMHPDSPMEAGPWSDVFSLAATTWAMLVGRSPLAVPGGDNERHALRERARSFVAPRTGRPDVPEMLEQVLGTAMAAHPARRYSSALEFARAIQAVQASMGVPVTPVDVLTESEDHTAYGTEHGDPGSLETGWLLGDSGSMLTAGYTMGMSSLTGGYTFHDTMSPAFDPTPPGISTGAPGPGVLLRGHGFAQAGLRHVEGLPVPQPKSPEEDQAEEAGAALKNKKGCGQLVLLLTGVFAIATAVTLGVLWFNGVIGPRQDAMGEDRPKNVPAVVDASGKVTGQEVKFTWTNPDPQPADTYLVEVVGAPDAEARRSVEEPSIIIPVRGEQTCVKIVLRRAKGQVSDPVQTCVHP, via the coding sequence ATGGCACAGCGCACGACTCCTCCGGAGATTCCGGGATTCACCTTCATCGAATGGCTCGGTGGTGGTGGCTTCGCTGACGTCTTCCGCTACCGTGATTCGCTGGGACGTGGGGTGGCGGTGAAGGTGCTGCATCAGACCGTCAACGAAGCGACCTTCAACGCTTTCGCCGCGGAGGCGGTGCTGATGGCCAGGCTGTCAGGGCATCCCAACATCGTCACCATCCACAGCTCCGGGCTGTCTGCCGATGGCCGTCCCTTCCTCGTAATGGAGGAATGCTCCACGGCTCACCTTGGCACCCGGGTGGCGAACCGGGTACTCGCCACCACATTGGCCATGGAATACACGGTGCAGCTTGCCGGAGCGGTCGAGACCGTGCACCGGCAGGACATTCTCCACCGGGACATCAAACCCGCGAACATTCTCTTCACAGGTTTCCAGCGTCCCGCCCTGACCGACTTCGGGATTTCCGCGTCCCGTGACTTCTCCGCCGCTGCGAACGCGCTCAGTCCGCTGTGGGCTCCCTCCGAGATGCATCCCGATTCGCCCATGGAGGCGGGGCCGTGGAGCGATGTCTTTTCCCTGGCGGCAACCACCTGGGCGATGCTGGTGGGCCGGAGCCCACTCGCTGTCCCTGGCGGTGACAACGAACGTCACGCCCTGCGGGAGCGGGCTCGTTCCTTCGTGGCACCTCGCACCGGCAGGCCTGACGTGCCTGAGATGCTGGAGCAGGTGCTGGGGACGGCGATGGCCGCTCATCCGGCTAGGCGGTACAGCTCTGCGCTGGAGTTCGCCCGTGCGATCCAAGCGGTCCAGGCCTCCATGGGAGTTCCCGTCACCCCGGTCGATGTCCTGACGGAGTCCGAGGATCACACCGCGTATGGCACAGAACATGGAGACCCGGGGTCACTGGAGACGGGCTGGCTGCTGGGCGACTCCGGCTCGATGCTCACCGCGGGATACACGATGGGGATGTCGTCCCTCACCGGCGGATATACGTTCCACGACACGATGAGTCCTGCCTTCGACCCGACCCCTCCTGGGATATCGACGGGAGCACCGGGTCCGGGGGTACTGCTGCGGGGCCATGGATTCGCCCAGGCCGGGCTGCGGCATGTCGAGGGGCTTCCGGTTCCCCAGCCCAAGAGCCCCGAGGAGGACCAGGCCGAGGAGGCCGGGGCCGCGCTGAAGAACAAGAAGGGGTGCGGACAGCTGGTCTTGTTGCTGACGGGAGTCTTCGCGATTGCCACGGCTGTGACTCTGGGGGTGCTGTGGTTCAACGGTGTGATCGGTCCCCGTCAGGATGCCATGGGGGAGGATCGTCCCAAGAATGTCCCCGCCGTCGTCGATGCCTCTGGGAAGGTAACCGGCCAAGAGGTCAAGTTCACCTGGACCAACCCTGATCCCCAGCCTGCTGACACCTACCTGGTTGAGGTTGTCGGGGCTCCTGATGCGGAGGCCCGGCGCAGCGTCGAGGAGCCTAGCATCATCATTCCCGTCAGGGGCGAGCAGACCTGCGTGAAGATCGTGCTGCGCCGCGCCAAGGGACAGGTCTCGGACCCAGTACAGACCTGCGTCCATCCCTGA
- a CDS encoding FHA domain-containing protein, translating into MPGQFGSAKARPVNIGRRVSGHLLLVLAFLVPTLLTMSGVVIRSELVTAILTVIGWLLCVAVFAFSVAAALLWSTTMGGRLLGYRFVDSRTNQANGSMVLVKVLVQGAVEVLTLFLVTISYYFTYRDGQHWLDRVFNLVPVESSPGDNSQVASEKDSLWQPPRDVYSTSAAGATSQRAASAFAPPAYGGPASREALSNQQTRIPQPVAAGMGAGSGQAGFGGQQYSSLSPSAAPSTGIPRPASPVYPPTADPITPAPGGFPVLPQPAVSGEPGQAGGQVQAQRGIPSGAPGAELSAGQQESPVRMPSPARAAEPVRPPSPFTPQPSPFSSPLSPPQASAFQAAGPWAATSGAPVFPPVSPVAPARATAVSPAEPQQEQEKPVPAARAVPSPRFLQEETLPDDAPGVPDVISEVVLDDGLRIKVDGPLVLGRNPLAPDAYPDARSVQVTDETMRLSKTHLVLIPEGGHVQVIDIGATNGVYIEIDRERTRIPVHEPQRLAPGTLVHFGGRTLRLVS; encoded by the coding sequence ATGCCTGGGCAGTTCGGCAGCGCCAAAGCCAGGCCCGTCAACATCGGCCGCCGGGTTTCCGGTCACCTGCTGCTGGTGCTGGCTTTCCTGGTCCCCACTCTGCTCACCATGAGCGGAGTGGTCATCAGATCTGAGCTGGTCACTGCGATCCTCACCGTGATCGGCTGGCTTCTGTGCGTTGCCGTTTTCGCTTTCAGCGTCGCGGCGGCGCTGCTGTGGTCCACCACCATGGGCGGCAGGCTCCTCGGCTATCGTTTCGTCGACAGCCGCACCAATCAGGCGAATGGCTCCATGGTTTTGGTGAAGGTCTTGGTGCAGGGTGCCGTCGAGGTATTGACGTTGTTCCTGGTGACGATTTCCTACTATTTCACCTACCGGGACGGACAGCACTGGCTCGATCGGGTTTTCAACCTGGTGCCGGTGGAAAGTAGCCCCGGCGATAATTCCCAGGTAGCCAGTGAGAAAGATTCCCTCTGGCAGCCACCGCGGGACGTCTATTCCACTTCTGCCGCTGGTGCCACGTCGCAGCGTGCGGCGTCTGCTTTCGCACCGCCTGCCTATGGCGGCCCTGCTTCTCGTGAGGCACTCTCAAACCAGCAGACTCGGATACCGCAGCCTGTCGCGGCTGGAATGGGCGCTGGAAGTGGTCAGGCGGGTTTCGGGGGACAGCAGTATTCCAGCCTCTCCCCGTCGGCTGCTCCGAGCACTGGTATTCCACGACCAGCCTCTCCCGTCTACCCGCCGACTGCGGATCCGATCACTCCGGCTCCTGGTGGCTTCCCAGTGCTGCCGCAGCCTGCGGTCTCCGGCGAACCCGGGCAGGCCGGCGGTCAGGTCCAGGCGCAGCGCGGCATACCGTCCGGGGCACCGGGTGCTGAGCTGTCAGCTGGGCAGCAGGAATCGCCTGTGCGGATGCCTAGTCCTGCACGTGCCGCAGAGCCTGTGCGGCCACCGAGCCCCTTCACCCCCCAGCCTTCGCCGTTCTCGTCACCCTTGAGCCCTCCGCAGGCATCTGCTTTCCAGGCAGCTGGGCCGTGGGCGGCCACCTCGGGGGCACCCGTGTTCCCACCGGTCTCCCCGGTTGCCCCGGCTCGGGCCACCGCCGTCTCTCCTGCCGAGCCGCAGCAGGAGCAGGAGAAGCCCGTTCCGGCGGCTCGGGCCGTCCCGAGCCCGCGTTTCCTACAGGAAGAGACACTGCCCGATGACGCTCCCGGTGTGCCGGACGTGATCTCAGAGGTGGTGCTGGACGACGGCCTGCGGATCAAGGTCGATGGCCCATTGGTCCTGGGACGCAACCCCCTCGCCCCTGATGCTTACCCTGATGCACGCTCGGTGCAGGTCACTGACGAGACCATGCGACTATCCAAGACCCACCTGGTGCTCATACCAGAGGGCGGGCATGTGCAGGTGATCGACATCGGTGCCACCAACGGCGTCTACATCGAGATTGACCGGGAGCGCACCCGCATACCAGTCCACGAGCCTCAGCGGCTTGCGCCGGGGACGCTGGTGCATTTCGGCGGGCGCACCCTGAGGCTGGTGTCGTGA
- a CDS encoding DUF368 domain-containing protein: MQNPRRATGRFNPLAAVANFVRGILIGSAELVPGVSGGTIALISGIYEPLINSADHVVTAIKHCVTLKFAAAWAEVRKARWDIVVPALLGMVVVVAAMAGVMRVFVEDTPQLAHALFFGMVLASVVVPVMEIRPEDRHTGAQKGILAGLFAVAAVAAFFLTGLGAGSVIENPPAWMIFGSAAIAICALVLPGISGSFMLKIFGLYVPTMAAVADRNFGYLALFAAGAAVGLGLFVKGLNWLLENRHAATMAIMSGLLLGSLRAVWPWAADGTPLAPNVSWPVLLGLALAGAAVVAGVVWADRRLQRR; encoded by the coding sequence ATGCAGAACCCGAGGCGCGCCACTGGGCGCTTCAACCCGCTTGCCGCCGTTGCAAACTTCGTCAGGGGGATCCTGATCGGCTCAGCTGAGCTGGTGCCTGGGGTCTCAGGGGGCACCATCGCCCTGATCTCTGGCATCTATGAGCCCCTCATCAACTCAGCTGACCACGTGGTCACCGCGATCAAGCACTGCGTGACTCTCAAGTTCGCGGCCGCCTGGGCTGAGGTGAGGAAGGCTCGCTGGGACATCGTGGTGCCCGCCCTACTGGGTATGGTCGTCGTGGTGGCCGCCATGGCGGGGGTCATGAGGGTGTTCGTGGAGGACACCCCGCAGCTTGCTCATGCGCTGTTCTTTGGGATGGTCTTGGCCTCCGTGGTGGTTCCCGTCATGGAGATCCGGCCCGAGGACAGGCACACAGGCGCCCAGAAGGGCATCCTGGCCGGCTTGTTCGCCGTCGCCGCGGTGGCTGCTTTCTTCCTGACAGGTCTCGGCGCAGGTAGCGTCATAGAGAATCCGCCAGCCTGGATGATCTTCGGGTCGGCTGCCATCGCGATCTGTGCCCTCGTACTGCCAGGCATCTCAGGATCCTTCATGCTGAAGATCTTCGGTTTGTACGTGCCGACCATGGCTGCTGTCGCCGACAGGAACTTCGGCTATCTGGCGCTGTTCGCGGCCGGTGCGGCTGTCGGGCTCGGCCTGTTCGTCAAGGGACTCAACTGGTTGCTCGAGAACCGGCACGCCGCCACCATGGCCATCATGTCAGGTTTGCTGCTCGGCTCGCTCAGAGCCGTGTGGCCGTGGGCTGCCGACGGCACTCCCCTCGCTCCCAATGTGAGCTGGCCCGTCCTGCTCGGCTTGGCGCTCGCTGGTGCCGCTGTGGTGGCCGGTGTCGTCTGGGCTGACCGGCGCCTGCAACGGCGGTGA